Proteins found in one Populus alba chromosome 14, ASM523922v2, whole genome shotgun sequence genomic segment:
- the LOC118041478 gene encoding uncharacterized protein At5g01610 encodes MGSPFRSRSISPMASLWPTFLVLALSASSLVNADDTPTVYEVLQEYDFPIGLLPAGVTSYEFDNSTGKFTVYLNGTCSFKIDSYELKYKSTVKGVLAKDKLSKLSGIQVKVLFLWLSIVKVTRDEDELEFSVGIASANFPVSNFDECPTCGCGFDCEDVDLRKGRPSRRFSSS; translated from the coding sequence ATGGGTTCGCCTTTCCGCTCAAGATCCATCTCTCCCATGGCTTCCCTCTGGCCAACTTTCTTGGTTCTAGCTCTCTCAGCATCTTCACTCGTCAATGCAGACGACACGCCAACAGTATACGAAGTTCTCCAGGAATACGACTTTCCCATCGGTCTCCTTCCCGCCGGAGTAACGAGCTACGAATTTGACAACTCAACAGGTAAGTTCACAGTCTATCTTAACGGCACTTGCTCCTTCAAAATCGATTCATATGAGCTCAAGTACAAGTCCACTGTGAAGGGCGTGCTAGCCAAAGACAAGCTCTCAAAATTAAGTGGGATTCAAGTGAAGGTGCTCTTCCTGTGGCTTAGCATCGTTAAAGTGACTCGTGATGAAGATGAACTAGAATTTTCTGTAGGGATTGCTTCTGCTAATTTTCCTGTGAGTAATTTTGATGAGTGCCCCACCTGTGGATGTGGCTTTGATTGTGAAGATGTCGACTTGAGGAAAGGCAGGCCCAGCCGTCGATTCTCTTCTTCTTAG
- the LOC118041477 gene encoding uncharacterized protein: protein MVTKSALTNYFSKSRYVSYRVPTTALAEINKIYSINKNKKRLLFTPSRATPMSFTAILTLFLILSPLVTSSSLTFTDNLPTAYEIIAGYNFPIGILPKGVTGYKLDKTTGEFSAFLNGSCGFSVEGSYQLYYKSTISGYISDNRLTSLSGVSVKVLFFWLNIVEVIRNGDDLDFSVGIASASFPIDNFYECPQCGFGLNCNNVELATKLRSNPFVSSF, encoded by the coding sequence ATGGTGACAAAATCAGCACTCACCAACTACTTTTCCAAAAGTCGTTACGTGTCCTACCGAGTTCCAACGACCGCCTTAGcagaaatcaacaaaatttactcaatcaacaaaaataaaaaacgacTCCTTTTCACACCAAGCAGAGCGACCCCAATGTCTTTCACCGCCATTTTGACCCTCTTCCTCATCCTATCGCCGCTCGTCACTTCATCATCTCTCACCTTCACCGACAATCTCCCAACGGCGTATGAAATCATAGCTGGATACAACTTCCCGATCGGTATTCTCCCAAAAGGTGTCACAGGCTACAAACTCGACAAAACTACTGGCGAATTCAGCGCCTTTTTGAACGGTTCGTGCGGTTTCTCTGTGGAAGGTTCTTATCAGCTTTACTACAAATCCACAATCAGTGGTTACATAAGCGACAACAGGCTAACGAGTTTGAGTGGAGTAAGTGTGAAGGTtctgtttttttggttaaatattGTGGAGGTTATTAGAAATGGAGATGATCTCGATTTTTCTGTTGGAATCGCTTCTGCCAGTTTTCCAATCGATAATTTCTATGAGTGTCCACAGTGTGGGTTTGGGTTGAATTGCAATAATGTTGAGTTAGCAACCAAGCTTAGATCAAACCCCTTTGTTTCCTCTTTTTAG
- the LOC118041476 gene encoding protein SENESCENCE-ASSOCIATED GENE 21, mitochondrial-like — protein sequence MARSSSNAKVISGLISKAINGRGFSAVASQGAAVSKARSGADAMVKKTGEEVGKSTEKTSWVPDPRTGFYRPGNVAEETDAAGLRASLLKKH from the coding sequence ATGGCTCGTTCTTCCTCAAACGCAAAGGTCATCTCTGGCTTGATCAGCAAGGCGATCAACGGCAGAGGATTCTCAGCTGTTGCATCACAAGGAGCTGCTGTGTCCAAGGCAAGAAGCGGTGCTGATGCCATGGTGAAGAAAACAGGGGAGGAGGTTGGCAAGTCTACCGAGAAGACTTCCTGGGTTCCAGATCCTCGTACTGGATTCTACAGACCAGGGAATGTTGCTGAGGAGACCGATGCGGCTGGATTACGTGCTTCCCTCTTGAAGAAACATTGA
- the LOC118041474 gene encoding U1 small nuclear ribonucleoprotein A translates to MALQERKEMGDNNNSTGTDVSQNMTIYINNLNEKIKIDELKTSLHAVFSQFGKILEILAFKTLKHKGQAWVIFEDVQSASKAIRQMQSFPFYDKPMRIQYAKTKSDIIAKADGTFVPREKRRRHEEKGKKKKDQHDANQVGVGLTPAYGGAYGTTPSLLQIPYPGGVKSMVPEAPAPPNNILFIQNLPNETTPMMLQMLFQQYPGFKEVRMVEAKPGIAFVEYGDEMQSTGAMHGLQGFKILQQNSMLITYAKK, encoded by the exons ATGGCATtacaagagagaaaagaaatgggAGATAACAATAACAGTACAGGCACTGATGTCTCGCAGAACATGACTATTTACATCAACAATCTCAACGAGAAGATCAAAATCGATG agttgaagaCATCGCTGCACGCTGTGTTCTCGCAATTTGGGAAGATACTGGAGATATTGGCATTCAAGACATTGAAACACAAAGGGCAAGCTTGGGTTATTTTCGAGGATGTTCAGTCTGCCTCTAAAGCTATACGGCAAATGCAGTCTTTCCCCTTTTATGATAAGCCCATG AGAATACAATATGCAAAAACTAAATCGGATATCATAGCAAAAGCTGATGGTACTTTTGTTCCACGGGAAAAACGAAGGAGGCATGAGGAAAAAG ggaaaaagaagaaagatcaaCATGATGCTAATCAAGTGGGAGTGGGCCTGACTCCTGCTTATGGCGGCGCCTACGGGACAACACCTTCT CTATTACAAATACCCTATCCAGGTGGTGTGAAATCTATGGTTCCTGAGGCTCCAGCTCCACCAAATAACATCCTGTTTATTCAAAATCTTCCCAATGAGACTACTCCAATGATGCTGCAAATGCTCTTCCAGCAGTATCCCGGTTTCAAGGAGGTCAGGATGGTGGAAGCAAAGCCAGGGATTGCCTTTGTAGAGTATGGAGATGAGATGCAATCAACGGGTGCAATGCATGGACTTCAGGGATTCAAGATACTTCAGCAGAATTCAATGTTAATTACCTACGCCAAGAAATAG
- the LOC118041475 gene encoding mediator of RNA polymerase II transcription subunit 28, with amino-acid sequence MGDRQAVDQQQLQSPSQLQQQQQQQQGAAREDMIGCVMALEAALLPCLPARELQAIDRSPHPSHQIDVERHARDFMEAAKKLQLYFIGLQREDQPTMSETLRKDIAMMEEELKVKDELIKRQERLIQGWRKELKDQAEKHNTELERV; translated from the exons ATGGGTGATAGACAAGCCGTAGATCAGCAGCAGCTACAATCTCCATCgcagctgcagcagcagcagcagcaacaacaaggAGCAGCAAGAGAAGACATGATTGGGTGTGTGATGGCTTTAGAGGCGGCTTTGCTTCCATGCTTGCCTGCCAGAGAGCTCCAGGCCATTGACCGCTCTCCCCATCCTTCTCATCAGA TTGATGTGGAGAGACATGCCAGGGATTTCATGGAGGCTGCCAAAAAGCTTCAACTGTATTTTATTGGTCTGCAGCGTGAAGATCAACCAACCATGTCTGAAACACTGAGGAAG GATATTGCTATGATGGAAGAAGAGTTGAAAGTAAAGGATGAGCTGATCAAGAGACAAGAGAGATTGATTCAAGGGTGGAGGAAGGAGTTGAAAGATCAAGCGGAAAAACACAACACTGAATTAGAGAGAGTGTAA
- the LOC118041473 gene encoding poly [ADP-ribose] polymerase 2 isoform X2, whose protein sequence is MANSLKRPLKVSTSHDASSLGNKRQREAQVLDGSNIVSEKINAIEDLHDMGTRQLREQAILRGLSSSGSKKELRDRLCAESEKESKNGTPEGKEEDEEKETSNKDEKVTASFNKVTAGLDQYLPDHIKTQYHVLEHGDSIYDATLNQTNVGNNNNKFYLIQALESNDCSKFMVYTRWGRVGIKGQDKLQSPYTSRGSAIQEFEAKFFAKTKNRWPNRKDFICHPKCYTWLETDHDMNKESSEEKPIFTVERLLQVTRLDPRIAIFISLICDVRMMKQRMMELGYNAEKLPLGKLSKSTILKGYDVLRRICENIGKSDTEKLEELSGEFYTIIPHDFGFNKMREFTIDNHYKLKCKLEMVEALGEIEIATSLIKDDIYTQEDPLYSKYHCLRCELVPLDVGSKEFSMIEKYIRNTGDETHYRIDIVQIFRASREGENERFKKFFQTKNRMLLWHGSRLTNWTGILSEGLRIAPPEAPSTHSLGNGLYFADMFSKSAPYCRANWINSDAVLVLCEVALGDMLDYGSFNCQAKLPKGKLSVKVAGRTVPDSSQAQVLEDGVLVPLGKPVELPYSQGMWPRNEYIIFDVDQIRIRYVVHAKFCYQTC, encoded by the exons atggcaaacagtCTCAAGAGGCCGTTAAAAGTCTCAACTAGTCATGATGCTTCATCACTTGGCAACAAGAGGCAAAGGGAAGCACAAGTACTTGACGGTTCTAATATCGTGTCTGAGAAAATCAATGCCATTGAAGATCTTCACGACATGGGAACTCGCCAACTACGCGAACAAGCAATCCTTCGAGGCCTTTCTTCAAGTGGGTCAAAGAAAGAACTACGAGACAGGCTCTGTGCAGAGTCAGAGAAAGAGTCAAAGAACGGTACACCTGAAG GcaaagaagaagacgaagaaaaagaaacaagcaACAAGGACGAGAAAGTTACTGCAAGTTTCAACAAGGTCACTGCCGGGCTGGATCAGTATCTGCCTGATCATATAAAGACACAGTACCATGTTCTAGAGCAT GGGGATAGTATCTATGATGCCACGTTGAATCAAACAAATGTAGGGAATAACAATAACAAGTTCTATCTGATTCAGGCTCTTG AATCTAATGACTGTAGCAAATTCATGGTATACACTAGATGGGGTAGAGTAGGAATAAAAGGTCAAGACAAGTTGCAAAGCCCTTACACATCAAGAGGCAGTGCTATTCAGGAGTTCGAAGCAAAATTTTTTGCCAAGACAAAGAACCGTTGGCCCAACCGGAAAGATTTCATATGCCACCCAAAGTGCTATACTTGGTTGGAAACAGACCATGACATGAACAAAGAGTCGTCAGAG GAAAAACCTATTTTTACTGTTGAAAGGCTACTACAGGTTACAAGGCTTGATCCTCGAATTGCAATTTTTATCTCTCTTATCTGTGATGTTCGCATGATGAAGCAGCGGATGATGGAATTAG GGTACAATGCAGAAAAGTTACCCCTTGGTAAGCTGAGCAAATCGACAATCTTAAAG GGCTATGATGTCTTGAGGAGAATATGTGAGAATATTGGCAAATCTGATACAGAAAAGCTTGAGGAGTTAAGCGG GGAATTCTACACAATAATACCTCATGACTTTGGTTTTAATAAGATGC GTGAATTTACCATTGACAACCATTACAAATTGAAATGCAAGCTGGAAATG GTTGAAGCTCTAGGGGAAATTGAAATTGCTACTTCATTGATAAAGGATGATATCTACACCCAA GAAGATCCGCTCTATTCGAAATATCATTGCCTTCGTTGTGAATTGGTACCACTTGACGTTGGTTCGAAGGAATTCTCTATG ATTGAAAAATACATACGTAACACTGGCGATGAAACACATTATAGAATCGACATTGTTCAAATATTTAGAGCTTCAAGAGAAGGTGAAAATGAACGGTTCAAAAAG ttctttcaaacaaaaaacaggATGCTTTTGTGGCATGGTTCTCGGCTGACAAACTGGACCGGTATTTTGTCTGAAG GTTTACGTATTGCTCCTCCAGAAGCACCATCAACTCATTCTCTTGGGAACGGGCTTTATTTTGCTGATATGTTTTCCAAAAGTGCACCTTATTGCCGAGCTAACTGGATAAACTCAGATGCTGTGCTAGTTTTGTGTgag GTTGCACTGGGTGACATGCTTGATTATGGATCTTTTAACTGCCAAGCTAAGTTGCCAAAGGGAAAGCTAAG TGTAAAAGTAGCTGGCAGAACTGTCCCGGACTCTTCACAGGCTCAGGTTCTTGAAGACGGTGTTCTTGTTCCACTCGGAAAGCCAGTAGAGCTGCCTTATTCCCAG GGTATGTGGCCGAGAAATGAGTACATAATTTTTGACGTGGATCAGATTCGAATACGTTATGTGGTTCATGCAAAGTTCTGCTATCAAACCTGTTGA
- the LOC118041473 gene encoding poly [ADP-ribose] polymerase 2 isoform X1 → MANSLKRPLKVSTSHDASSLGNKRQREAQVLDGSNIVSEKINAIEDLHDMGTRQLREQAILRGLSSSGSKKELRDRLCAESEKESKNGTPEGKEEDEEKETSNKDEKVTASFNKVTAGLDQYLPDHIKTQYHVLEHGDSIYDATLNQTNVGNNNNKFYLIQALESNDCSKFMVYTRWGRVGIKGQDKLQSPYTSRGSAIQEFEAKFFAKTKNRWPNRKDFICHPKCYTWLETDHDMNKESSEEKPIFTVERLLQVTRLDPRIAIFISLICDVRMMKQRMMELGYNAEKLPLGKLSKSTILKGYDVLRRICENIGKSDTEKLEELSGEFYTIIPHDFGFNKMREFTIDNHYKLKCKLEMVEALGEIEIATSLIKDDIYTQVLISDFLLIFIVKLCCLLLFSSYLIFCSDVIFKEDPLYSKYHCLRCELVPLDVGSKEFSMIEKYIRNTGDETHYRIDIVQIFRASREGENERFKKFFQTKNRMLLWHGSRLTNWTGILSEGLRIAPPEAPSTHSLGNGLYFADMFSKSAPYCRANWINSDAVLVLCEVALGDMLDYGSFNCQAKLPKGKLSVKVAGRTVPDSSQAQVLEDGVLVPLGKPVELPYSQGMWPRNEYIIFDVDQIRIRYVVHAKFCYQTC, encoded by the exons atggcaaacagtCTCAAGAGGCCGTTAAAAGTCTCAACTAGTCATGATGCTTCATCACTTGGCAACAAGAGGCAAAGGGAAGCACAAGTACTTGACGGTTCTAATATCGTGTCTGAGAAAATCAATGCCATTGAAGATCTTCACGACATGGGAACTCGCCAACTACGCGAACAAGCAATCCTTCGAGGCCTTTCTTCAAGTGGGTCAAAGAAAGAACTACGAGACAGGCTCTGTGCAGAGTCAGAGAAAGAGTCAAAGAACGGTACACCTGAAG GcaaagaagaagacgaagaaaaagaaacaagcaACAAGGACGAGAAAGTTACTGCAAGTTTCAACAAGGTCACTGCCGGGCTGGATCAGTATCTGCCTGATCATATAAAGACACAGTACCATGTTCTAGAGCAT GGGGATAGTATCTATGATGCCACGTTGAATCAAACAAATGTAGGGAATAACAATAACAAGTTCTATCTGATTCAGGCTCTTG AATCTAATGACTGTAGCAAATTCATGGTATACACTAGATGGGGTAGAGTAGGAATAAAAGGTCAAGACAAGTTGCAAAGCCCTTACACATCAAGAGGCAGTGCTATTCAGGAGTTCGAAGCAAAATTTTTTGCCAAGACAAAGAACCGTTGGCCCAACCGGAAAGATTTCATATGCCACCCAAAGTGCTATACTTGGTTGGAAACAGACCATGACATGAACAAAGAGTCGTCAGAG GAAAAACCTATTTTTACTGTTGAAAGGCTACTACAGGTTACAAGGCTTGATCCTCGAATTGCAATTTTTATCTCTCTTATCTGTGATGTTCGCATGATGAAGCAGCGGATGATGGAATTAG GGTACAATGCAGAAAAGTTACCCCTTGGTAAGCTGAGCAAATCGACAATCTTAAAG GGCTATGATGTCTTGAGGAGAATATGTGAGAATATTGGCAAATCTGATACAGAAAAGCTTGAGGAGTTAAGCGG GGAATTCTACACAATAATACCTCATGACTTTGGTTTTAATAAGATGC GTGAATTTACCATTGACAACCATTACAAATTGAAATGCAAGCTGGAAATG GTTGAAGCTCTAGGGGAAATTGAAATTGCTACTTCATTGATAAAGGATGATATCTACACCCAAGTAttgatttctgattttttacTCATTTTCATCGTCAAATTGTGCTGCTTGCTGCTTTTCAGCAGTTATCTGATTTTCTGTTCTGATGTAATTTTCAAGGAAGATCCGCTCTATTCGAAATATCATTGCCTTCGTTGTGAATTGGTACCACTTGACGTTGGTTCGAAGGAATTCTCTATG ATTGAAAAATACATACGTAACACTGGCGATGAAACACATTATAGAATCGACATTGTTCAAATATTTAGAGCTTCAAGAGAAGGTGAAAATGAACGGTTCAAAAAG ttctttcaaacaaaaaacaggATGCTTTTGTGGCATGGTTCTCGGCTGACAAACTGGACCGGTATTTTGTCTGAAG GTTTACGTATTGCTCCTCCAGAAGCACCATCAACTCATTCTCTTGGGAACGGGCTTTATTTTGCTGATATGTTTTCCAAAAGTGCACCTTATTGCCGAGCTAACTGGATAAACTCAGATGCTGTGCTAGTTTTGTGTgag GTTGCACTGGGTGACATGCTTGATTATGGATCTTTTAACTGCCAAGCTAAGTTGCCAAAGGGAAAGCTAAG TGTAAAAGTAGCTGGCAGAACTGTCCCGGACTCTTCACAGGCTCAGGTTCTTGAAGACGGTGTTCTTGTTCCACTCGGAAAGCCAGTAGAGCTGCCTTATTCCCAG GGTATGTGGCCGAGAAATGAGTACATAATTTTTGACGTGGATCAGATTCGAATACGTTATGTGGTTCATGCAAAGTTCTGCTATCAAACCTGTTGA